From Caulobacter segnis, a single genomic window includes:
- a CDS encoding methyl-accepting chemotaxis protein: MNFQNLKISAKLAVAFGALILAFVTSAVVVLVSLNQIQEASTSSQRSLVLAAQAEAMATLAEEQQNALRGYVLAGDPAHKQTYDSVGKRFDDALDAFEAKTTQAPQKKRAQAIRAAMNDWRRDVGAPTIAAMNDPAGKEQAASIVGKPSLTKLRALQEDMRAAAVARVSIRTKEQASALFMAKTSMIVGGLVSLAIAGLMGWLLSATIGAPVNLITSVMRRLASGDNGVEIPAIGRKDEVGEMADAVAVFKDAAIEKLRVEAEAVAHRSAAEAERAQHEREKAIEAEADAFAMDALGQALDRLASGDLTYRINAQLAPKTAQLKNDFNAAAGRLQDALRGINGATGGISAGSEEIAQASDDLSRRTEQQAASLEETAAALDEITATVRKTASGALEVSGLVAQARAGAERSGAIVDQAVSAMSQIETSSNQVNQIISVIDEIAFQTNLLALNAGVEAARAGEAGRGFAVVAQEVRALAQRSADAAKEIKTLISTSTQQVGAGVDLVAQTGEALRAIVGQVASIDALVKEIAASAQEQSTGLHQVNVAVNQMDQVVQQNAAMVEEATAATHSLKGEAGELATLVGRFQVGSPQAHAAQRPRAA, translated from the coding sequence ATGAACTTCCAGAATCTAAAGATCTCCGCCAAGTTGGCGGTCGCTTTCGGCGCCTTGATCCTGGCCTTCGTGACGTCCGCCGTCGTCGTCCTGGTCAGCCTCAATCAGATCCAGGAAGCCTCGACGTCCAGCCAGCGTTCGCTGGTCCTGGCGGCCCAGGCCGAAGCCATGGCGACCCTCGCCGAAGAGCAGCAGAACGCCTTGCGCGGCTATGTGCTCGCCGGCGATCCGGCCCACAAGCAGACCTACGACAGCGTGGGCAAGAGGTTCGACGACGCCCTGGATGCGTTCGAGGCCAAGACGACCCAGGCGCCCCAGAAGAAGCGCGCGCAAGCGATCCGCGCCGCCATGAACGATTGGCGTCGTGACGTCGGCGCGCCCACGATCGCCGCCATGAATGACCCGGCGGGCAAGGAACAGGCCGCCAGCATCGTCGGCAAGCCGTCCCTGACCAAGCTGCGGGCGCTGCAGGAAGACATGCGCGCCGCCGCGGTGGCGCGCGTGTCGATCCGGACCAAGGAACAGGCGAGTGCTCTGTTCATGGCCAAGACCTCGATGATCGTCGGCGGCCTGGTCTCCCTGGCCATCGCGGGCCTGATGGGCTGGCTGCTGTCGGCCACCATCGGCGCGCCCGTCAACCTGATCACCAGCGTCATGCGCCGCCTCGCTTCGGGCGACAACGGCGTCGAGATCCCCGCCATCGGCCGCAAGGACGAGGTCGGGGAAATGGCCGACGCGGTCGCCGTCTTCAAGGACGCCGCCATCGAGAAGTTGCGGGTCGAGGCCGAGGCCGTCGCCCACCGCAGCGCGGCCGAGGCCGAGCGCGCCCAGCACGAGCGCGAGAAGGCCATCGAGGCCGAGGCGGACGCCTTCGCCATGGACGCCCTGGGCCAGGCCCTGGACCGCCTGGCGTCCGGCGACCTGACCTACCGCATCAACGCCCAGCTGGCGCCCAAGACCGCCCAGCTGAAGAACGACTTCAACGCCGCCGCCGGCCGCCTGCAGGACGCGCTTCGCGGCATCAACGGCGCCACGGGCGGCATCAGCGCCGGCTCGGAAGAGATCGCCCAGGCCTCGGACGACCTGTCGCGCCGCACCGAGCAGCAGGCCGCTAGCCTGGAAGAGACCGCAGCCGCCCTCGACGAGATCACCGCCACGGTCCGCAAGACCGCCTCGGGCGCCCTGGAGGTTTCCGGGCTGGTCGCCCAGGCCCGCGCCGGCGCCGAACGTTCGGGCGCCATCGTCGACCAGGCCGTCTCGGCGATGAGCCAGATCGAGACCTCGTCCAACCAGGTCAACCAGATCATCTCCGTCATCGACGAGATCGCCTTCCAGACCAATCTCTTGGCCCTGAACGCCGGCGTCGAGGCCGCCCGGGCCGGCGAGGCCGGTCGCGGCTTCGCGGTCGTCGCCCAGGAAGTCCGGGCCCTCGCCCAGCGTTCGGCCGACGCGGCCAAGGAGATCAAGACCCTGATCTCGACCTCGACCCAGCAGGTCGGCGCCGGCGTCGACCTGGTCGCCCAGACCGGCGAGGCCCTTCGCGCCATCGTCGGCCAGGTCGCCTCGATCGACGCCCTGGTCAAGGAGATCGCCGCCTCGGCCCAGGAACAGTCGACCGGCCTGCATCAGGTCAATGTCGCGGTGAATCAGATGGACCAGGTCGTCCAGCAGAACGCCGCCATGGTGGAAGAGGCCACCGCCGCCACCCACTCGCTGAAGGGCGAGGCTGGCGAACTGGCCACGCTGGTCGGCCGCTTCCAGGTCGGTTCGCCCCAGGCGCACGCCGCCCAACGGCCGCGCGCGGCCTGA
- a CDS encoding long-chain fatty acid--CoA ligase, which produces MTPGLMQTTPLMISGILNYAARAHAGREIVSRLIDEPLWRYDYAGLARRAAQAAHALRRLGVASGDRVSSLAWNTHRHLELFYAVPGIGAVLHTANPRLFDEQIVYTINHAESRVLFYERNFAALVERIAPHLTTVKTFVMLSDAERTIPGAVGAIGYETLIAGEPEAIDWPVFDENAGAFLCYTSGTTGDPKGVLYSHRAVVLHAMAGGLNSAFGFTAFDVVLPCSSLYHATAWGLPFTAPMCGAKIVLPADRMDGASLHALIQGEGVTFTGGVPTIWTMYLDWLDKTGQRPDSLKRVVIGGSAVPRAMAETFKRRYGVQTLQIWGMTETCPIGVVATPTPALAALGEEAMDEAIWTRQGRLQFGIELRVETEDGQEAPWDGETSGALLVRGPWVVRRYFRKEADAARPDGWFDTGDIATLDANGFMRITDRQKDVIKSGGEWISSIDLENVAVGCPGVKIAAVVGVPHPKWEERPLLVIEVHEGSAVGKDEVLAYLAPRIVKWWTPDDVVFAAVPLTATGKIDKKVLREAWRSHLMG; this is translated from the coding sequence ATGACCCCGGGGCTCATGCAGACGACGCCGCTGATGATCAGCGGCATCCTGAACTACGCGGCCCGGGCCCATGCCGGGCGCGAGATCGTCTCGCGCCTGATCGACGAGCCGCTGTGGCGCTACGACTATGCGGGTCTGGCCCGCCGCGCCGCCCAGGCCGCCCACGCGTTGAGGCGTCTGGGCGTCGCGTCCGGCGATCGGGTCAGCTCCCTGGCCTGGAACACCCATCGGCACCTTGAGCTGTTCTACGCCGTCCCCGGGATCGGCGCGGTACTGCACACGGCCAATCCGCGCCTGTTCGACGAGCAGATCGTCTACACGATCAATCACGCCGAAAGCCGCGTGCTGTTCTACGAGCGCAATTTCGCCGCCCTGGTCGAGCGGATCGCCCCGCACCTGACCACGGTGAAGACCTTCGTCATGCTGTCGGACGCCGAGCGGACGATCCCGGGCGCGGTCGGCGCCATCGGCTACGAGACCCTGATCGCCGGCGAGCCCGAGGCGATCGACTGGCCGGTCTTCGACGAGAACGCCGGAGCCTTCCTCTGCTACACCTCGGGGACGACCGGCGATCCCAAGGGCGTGCTCTATTCGCATCGCGCCGTGGTGCTGCACGCCATGGCCGGCGGCCTGAACAGCGCGTTCGGCTTCACCGCCTTCGACGTCGTGCTGCCCTGCTCCAGCCTCTATCACGCCACCGCTTGGGGCCTGCCGTTCACCGCCCCGATGTGCGGGGCCAAGATCGTATTGCCGGCCGACCGGATGGACGGCGCCAGCCTGCACGCGCTGATCCAGGGCGAGGGCGTCACCTTCACCGGCGGGGTGCCGACCATCTGGACCATGTACCTGGACTGGCTGGACAAGACCGGCCAGCGGCCGGACAGCCTGAAGCGCGTCGTCATCGGCGGCAGCGCGGTGCCGCGCGCCATGGCCGAGACCTTCAAGCGCCGCTACGGCGTCCAGACCCTGCAGATCTGGGGCATGACCGAGACCTGCCCGATCGGCGTCGTCGCCACCCCGACCCCCGCCCTCGCCGCCCTGGGTGAGGAGGCGATGGACGAGGCGATCTGGACCCGCCAGGGCCGCCTGCAGTTCGGCATCGAGTTGCGCGTCGAGACCGAGGACGGCCAGGAGGCCCCCTGGGATGGCGAGACCTCCGGGGCCCTGCTGGTGCGCGGCCCCTGGGTGGTGCGCCGCTACTTCCGCAAGGAAGCCGATGCCGCGCGCCCCGACGGTTGGTTCGACACCGGCGACATCGCCACCCTCGACGCCAACGGCTTCATGCGCATCACCGATCGACAGAAGGACGTCATCAAGTCGGGCGGCGAGTGGATCAGCTCGATCGACCTGGAAAACGTCGCCGTCGGCTGTCCGGGCGTGAAGATCGCCGCCGTGGTCGGCGTACCGCATCCCAAGTGGGAAGAGCGGCCGTTGTTGGTGATCGAGGTCCATGAAGGCTCGGCGGTCGGCAAGGACGAGGTTCTGGCCTACCTGGCGCCGCGGATCGTCAAGTGGTGGACGCCCGACGACGTCGTCTTCGCCGCGGTGCCGCTGACGGCGACCGGCAAGATCGACAAGAAGGTGCTGCGCGAGGCTTGGCGGTCCCACCTGATGGGATGA
- a CDS encoding GNAT family N-acetyltransferase yields MSVTLRPTGPGDLGWIIQRHGQLYAAEEGWDHRFEGVVAGVVADYVKTYDPAREACWIAEHEGRPVGSIMLARETETVGRLRLLLVEPSARGLGVGETLVSACLARAREAGYAEVVLWTQANLLPARRLYARFGFELEKSWDYDGFAEGLVSESWRLKL; encoded by the coding sequence ATGAGCGTCACCCTGCGCCCCACCGGGCCCGGAGACCTGGGCTGGATCATCCAGCGCCATGGCCAGCTCTACGCGGCCGAGGAGGGGTGGGATCACCGCTTCGAAGGCGTCGTGGCCGGCGTCGTCGCCGACTACGTCAAGACCTATGATCCCGCCCGGGAGGCCTGCTGGATCGCTGAGCATGAGGGACGGCCCGTCGGCTCGATCATGCTGGCCAGGGAGACCGAAACGGTCGGCCGTCTGCGGCTGCTGCTGGTCGAGCCGTCCGCGCGCGGCCTGGGCGTCGGCGAGACCCTGGTCTCGGCCTGTCTGGCGCGGGCCCGCGAGGCGGGCTACGCCGAGGTTGTCCTCTGGACCCAGGCCAACCTGCTGCCAGCCCGCCGCCTCTACGCGCGGTTCGGCTTCGAGCTGGAGAAGAGCTGGGACTACGACGGCTTCGCCGAGGGGCTGGTGTCGGAGAGCTGGCGGTTGAAGCTTTAA
- a CDS encoding SRPBCC family protein encodes MFESRHISIRIHKPAAEVYAFTREPRSFTKWAAGLASGLTRDSDPTGEQWIAHGPGGDVKVRFSPDNDYGVLDHWVTLPDGTELYMPLRVVANGEGAEVGLTLYRPPNLYDDAAFDRDAAAVARDLARLKALVEAQGKP; translated from the coding sequence ATGTTCGAGTCCCGGCACATCAGCATCCGGATCCACAAGCCGGCGGCGGAGGTCTACGCCTTCACGCGTGAGCCACGGAGCTTCACGAAATGGGCGGCGGGCCTAGCCTCGGGCCTGACGCGGGACAGCGATCCCACGGGCGAGCAATGGATCGCCCACGGTCCCGGCGGTGACGTGAAGGTGCGGTTCTCGCCGGACAACGACTATGGCGTGCTCGACCATTGGGTGACGCTGCCGGACGGGACCGAGCTGTACATGCCGCTGCGGGTGGTGGCCAACGGCGAGGGGGCCGAGGTGGGGCTGACCCTCTATCGACCGCCCAACCTGTACGATGACGCGGCCTTCGATCGCGACGCGGCCGCGGTGGCGCGCGACCTGGCCAGGCTGAAGGCGCTGGTCGAGGCCCAGGGGAAGCCATGA
- a CDS encoding PaaI family thioesterase: MRTPVFDLDLLPFAALMGVTVTSAAPDRVEGRLVVRPDLCTAGGILHGGAAMALADTLGAIGAFLSTPEGKRTTTLESKTNFIGPAKVGATVVATATPLHIGKRSSVWTTRIETEAKDGERSRLVAVVTQTQMTVE, encoded by the coding sequence ATGAGAACGCCCGTCTTCGACCTCGACCTGTTGCCGTTCGCCGCCTTGATGGGCGTGACGGTGACCAGCGCCGCCCCCGACCGCGTCGAGGGGCGGCTTGTCGTTCGCCCGGACCTGTGCACCGCCGGCGGCATTCTGCACGGCGGCGCGGCCATGGCCCTGGCCGACACCCTGGGGGCCATCGGCGCCTTCCTGTCGACGCCCGAGGGCAAGCGCACCACGACCCTGGAGAGCAAGACCAACTTCATCGGCCCGGCCAAGGTCGGGGCGACCGTGGTCGCCACCGCCACGCCGCTGCACATCGGCAAGCGCTCCAGCGTCTGGACGACGCGGATCGAGACCGAGGCCAAGGATGGTGAAAGGAGCCGTCTGGTGGCGGTGGTCACCCAGACCCAGATGACGGTGGAGTAG
- a CDS encoding aldo/keto reductase, whose protein sequence is MKTRQLGKTGPVVFAFGLGAMGMSDMYGPSDRAESLATFDAAVEAGITLIDTGDFYGMGHNEMLIGEALKTHKRDRLVLSVKTGALRDPDGQFLGFDSRPAAIKNFLAYSLKRLGVGYIDIYRPSRLDPAVPIEDTIGAIAEMVQAGYVRHIGLSEMGSETIRRAAKVAPIVDLQIEYSLVSRGVEKDILPTLRELGIGMTAYGVLSRGLISGHWTKDTGQGGRDFRAHSPRFQGENLDANLKLAEALRDVAETKGVTTAQAAIAWVASRGDDIVPLIGARRRDRLAEALGALEVSFTPEDLAAIEAAVPAEAVAGSRYAEQMMRFLDSER, encoded by the coding sequence ATGAAGACCCGCCAACTCGGCAAGACCGGCCCCGTCGTTTTCGCCTTCGGCCTCGGCGCCATGGGCATGTCCGACATGTACGGTCCCAGCGACCGGGCCGAGAGCCTGGCCACCTTTGACGCCGCCGTGGAAGCCGGGATCACCCTGATCGACACCGGCGACTTCTATGGCATGGGCCACAACGAGATGCTGATCGGCGAGGCGCTGAAGACCCACAAGCGCGACCGGCTGGTGCTCAGCGTCAAGACCGGCGCCCTGCGCGATCCCGACGGCCAGTTCCTGGGCTTCGACAGCCGCCCGGCCGCGATCAAGAACTTCCTGGCCTATAGCCTCAAGCGCCTGGGCGTCGGCTACATCGACATCTATCGCCCCTCGCGACTGGATCCCGCCGTGCCGATCGAGGACACCATCGGCGCCATCGCCGAGATGGTCCAGGCCGGCTATGTCCGCCACATCGGCCTGTCGGAAATGGGGTCGGAGACGATCCGCCGGGCCGCCAAGGTCGCGCCGATCGTAGATCTGCAGATCGAGTATTCGCTGGTCTCGCGCGGGGTCGAGAAGGACATCCTGCCGACCCTGCGCGAGCTGGGCATCGGTATGACAGCCTATGGCGTGCTGTCGCGCGGCCTGATCAGCGGCCACTGGACGAAGGACACGGGTCAGGGCGGTCGCGACTTCCGGGCCCACAGCCCGCGCTTCCAGGGCGAGAACCTCGACGCCAACCTGAAGCTGGCCGAGGCCCTGCGCGACGTCGCCGAGACCAAGGGCGTGACCACGGCCCAGGCCGCCATCGCCTGGGTCGCCTCACGCGGCGACGACATCGTGCCGCTGATCGGGGCGCGCCGCCGCGATCGCCTGGCCGAGGCCCTGGGCGCGCTGGAGGTGAGCTTCACGCCGGAGGATCTCGCCGCCATCGAGGCGGCGGTCCCGGCCGAGGCGGTGGCGGGTTCGCGCTACGCCGAACAGATGATGCGGTTCCTCGACAGCGAGCGCTGA